One Peribacillus simplex NBRC 15720 = DSM 1321 genomic region harbors:
- a CDS encoding nitrite/sulfite reductase, whose product MVYEKFWSENPLIAKNKTEIWKLEKDGLKIFDDIPHYAANGFDSIPKENWDMFKWAGLYLQRPKEAGYWMMRVVIPGGILTYDQQITLANIAKDYGRDVYDITTRQAIQFHWLTIEQVPDILNRLEKVGLTTAGACGDITRNIIGNALAGIDPDELFDTREVLYDVFEYFRLNEDYSNLPRKYKMAISANIHNASNAEINCVSFNPATKVIDGVTEVGFHVKVGGGLSSVPMLAEELDVFILPEKTVEVAAAITTIFRDFGYREKRHRSRLKFLVADWGPEQFKEKLLEYTGPLPEKGESAVKEWNAGYFYGIHKQKQDGLNYVGVNIPVGRLNPDEVIEFAELAKKYGNGEIRNCNSQNLIIPNVPDAKLEELKQESIFERFPYQPKKFIGYSVSCTGIEYCNLALVETKKRMRTISESLDKEIDLDVPVRMHMVGCPNNCGQRAIAEIGLQGIKMKNQDKKMVEAFEIYVGGTLNEGGKFNEKLKGKVEAEQLYHVLKELILFFKETKLLSETFLDFVERVGISQLQSKLDDILTEVAV is encoded by the coding sequence ATGGTTTACGAGAAATTTTGGTCGGAAAATCCACTAATCGCTAAAAATAAAACGGAAATCTGGAAATTGGAAAAAGACGGATTGAAGATATTCGATGATATTCCACATTACGCTGCAAATGGTTTTGATTCCATCCCTAAAGAGAATTGGGATATGTTCAAGTGGGCAGGTCTATACCTGCAACGGCCAAAAGAAGCAGGTTACTGGATGATGCGTGTCGTTATTCCCGGAGGTATCCTGACTTATGATCAACAGATAACTCTAGCTAACATCGCTAAAGATTATGGGAGGGATGTATATGACATTACTACCCGTCAAGCCATTCAATTCCACTGGTTGACCATCGAACAAGTCCCCGATATCTTAAACCGTTTGGAAAAGGTTGGACTGACTACGGCCGGTGCATGTGGTGATATCACACGTAATATCATCGGTAATGCATTGGCAGGCATCGATCCTGACGAACTTTTTGATACACGCGAGGTACTTTATGATGTATTTGAGTATTTCCGCCTTAACGAAGACTATTCGAACCTTCCTAGGAAATATAAAATGGCCATAAGTGCTAATATCCATAATGCTTCAAATGCTGAAATCAACTGTGTTTCATTCAATCCAGCTACTAAAGTAATTGATGGAGTAACGGAAGTTGGTTTTCATGTAAAAGTAGGCGGTGGGCTATCCTCCGTTCCGATGCTGGCAGAAGAACTTGACGTATTCATTTTACCTGAAAAAACAGTCGAAGTAGCGGCCGCCATCACGACGATATTCCGTGACTTTGGGTACCGTGAAAAACGTCATCGCTCGCGATTGAAATTCCTTGTAGCTGATTGGGGTCCTGAACAATTCAAGGAAAAATTGCTGGAGTACACCGGTCCACTTCCTGAAAAGGGTGAAAGTGCGGTAAAGGAATGGAATGCAGGTTATTTCTACGGCATCCATAAACAAAAACAAGATGGTCTGAACTATGTTGGAGTCAATATACCAGTTGGTCGTCTAAATCCAGACGAAGTGATCGAGTTTGCCGAACTTGCGAAGAAATATGGAAATGGTGAAATCCGAAACTGTAATTCTCAAAATCTTATCATTCCAAATGTGCCGGATGCAAAACTTGAGGAATTAAAACAGGAATCCATCTTTGAAAGATTTCCATATCAACCAAAAAAATTCATTGGTTATTCCGTTTCTTGTACAGGCATCGAGTATTGTAACCTGGCACTCGTTGAAACAAAAAAACGAATGAGGACCATTTCTGAATCATTGGACAAGGAAATAGATCTCGATGTTCCTGTAAGGATGCATATGGTGGGTTGTCCGAATAATTGCGGTCAAAGAGCCATCGCCGAAATTGGGCTTCAAGGCATAAAAATGAAAAACCAGGACAAAAAGATGGTCGAAGCTTTTGAGATATACGTCGGAGGAACGCTGAATGAAGGCGGTAAGTTCAATGAAAAACTTAAAGGAAAAGTGGAAGCTGAACAGCTCTATCATGTTCTGAAAGAACTGATCCTATTTTTCAAAGAAACAAAACTTCTATCCGAAACCTTTCTTGATTTTGTGGAAAGAGTAGGGATATCGCAGTTACAAAGTAAGCTTGATGATATATTAACGGAAGTGGCCGTTTAA
- the cysC gene encoding adenylyl-sulfate kinase: protein MSKSTNVTWHETSLNKELRRKQNGHESTVLWFTGLSGSGKSTIANAVAKELYNRNIRSYVLDGDNIRHGLNKDLGFSEEDRTENIRRIGEVSKLFVDSGQFVLTAFISPFRADRQIVRDLLDEGEFIEVYIKCPIEECEVRDPKGLYDKARKGIIKDFTGIDSPYEEPEQPEIILESDQYSIEECVEQVIGYLTAKKAI from the coding sequence ATGAGTAAAAGTACGAATGTCACTTGGCATGAAACGTCATTGAACAAGGAGCTCCGTCGGAAGCAGAACGGGCATGAAAGCACAGTTCTATGGTTTACAGGACTCTCGGGTTCCGGAAAATCAACGATTGCGAACGCGGTCGCTAAAGAGTTATATAATCGGAATATTCGAAGTTATGTTTTAGATGGTGATAATATCCGCCACGGATTAAATAAAGATTTAGGTTTTTCTGAAGAGGATCGAACCGAGAATATTAGGCGAATCGGTGAGGTATCGAAGTTATTCGTGGATAGTGGGCAGTTCGTATTGACCGCCTTCATATCACCTTTCAGGGCAGATCGGCAGATTGTACGTGATTTACTCGATGAAGGGGAGTTTATTGAAGTATACATAAAGTGTCCGATCGAAGAGTGCGAAGTGCGTGATCCAAAAGGTCTTTATGACAAGGCGCGTAAAGGAATCATTAAAGATTTTACTGGAATCGACTCTCCATACGAAGAACCTGAACAACCGGAAATCATTTTAGAATCCGACCAATACAGCATTGAAGAGTGCGTTGAACAGGTAATCGGCTATTTGACAGCAAAGAAAGCGATCTAA
- a CDS encoding DUF3906 family protein, which yields MNLYRFEVTIKEKPIHVIIVADSDEKAFELVDIELEKHFLKMPEVDDISLYEKRKIKNGAGFVLSEFETIL from the coding sequence ATGAATCTATACCGTTTCGAAGTCACTATCAAGGAAAAACCAATCCATGTCATCATTGTTGCCGATTCGGATGAAAAGGCGTTTGAACTTGTTGATATCGAGCTGGAAAAACATTTTTTGAAAATGCCTGAAGTGGATGACATCTCATTATATGAAAAAAGGAAAATTAAAAATGGAGCAGGTTTCGTTTTATCGGAATTCGAAACGATTCTCTAA
- the cobA gene encoding uroporphyrinogen-III C-methyltransferase has protein sequence MGKVYLVGAGPGDPDLITLKGLKCIQEADVILYDRLVNKELLNHAKDGVELINCGKLPDYHLLQQDTINRFLVKYAKKGKIVTRLKGGDPFVFGRGGEEAEALAKSGVSFEIVPGITAGIAATAYAGIPVTHRDHASSFAIVTGHRKKDEEDNIKWESLAKGIDTLAIYMGVKNLPYIQGKLLEHGKSPETPVALIHWGTLKTQKTAVSTLANVVETANNEQISNPCMIVVGDVVNLREKIKWFEGKQTENLLANEAF, from the coding sequence ATGGGGAAAGTATATCTAGTAGGAGCCGGTCCCGGAGATCCAGATTTAATTACATTAAAAGGATTAAAATGCATTCAAGAAGCTGATGTCATTTTATATGATCGACTTGTCAATAAAGAACTTTTGAATCATGCAAAAGACGGTGTAGAGCTGATTAATTGCGGTAAACTGCCGGATTATCATTTATTGCAGCAGGATACCATCAATCGGTTCCTGGTCAAATATGCAAAAAAGGGAAAAATAGTCACCCGTTTGAAAGGCGGCGATCCATTCGTCTTTGGGCGAGGCGGGGAGGAAGCGGAAGCCCTTGCCAAAAGTGGTGTGAGCTTTGAAATCGTTCCAGGAATTACGGCTGGAATCGCCGCTACAGCTTATGCGGGAATTCCAGTTACACATAGGGACCACGCTTCTTCTTTTGCAATTGTTACCGGTCATCGGAAAAAGGATGAAGAGGATAATATCAAGTGGGAATCCCTTGCAAAAGGAATCGATACATTAGCCATTTACATGGGTGTTAAAAATCTGCCATATATTCAAGGAAAACTTTTGGAGCATGGAAAAAGTCCAGAGACTCCTGTAGCCCTTATTCATTGGGGGACATTAAAAACGCAAAAAACAGCTGTCAGTACTTTGGCTAATGTAGTGGAAACCGCCAATAACGAACAGATTTCGAATCCTTGCATGATAGTCGTGGGCGATGTCGTTAATTTACGAGAAAAAATCAAATGGTTTGAAGGAAAACAAACCGAAAATTTGTTGGCTAATGAGGCCTTTTAA